The Pyrenophora tritici-repentis strain M4 chromosome 3, whole genome shotgun sequence genome has a window encoding:
- a CDS encoding NMDAR2-C domain containing protein, which yields MPPDSDNIIVQIPEASGNSTNTAIYLENDIQMGIEEDQTPATPTQTQPNPPERLVPIMNKRPALFSPVYDRTGRNPFQKNDSDKPTAKDPEQAIQWARNLILQASIMTNSYEEQNKLLELLDVFRDYTEKGRVTNQISDKLSAKLAFHSATLANASEKAAKTLKKATATVAGQNNQTVAVATTTTNTNAPQSYATIAAQPSKNATWTTVAPKKKPTPKKLITHYQIVATLEENQTINPLQARNKINEAFQKAGIAGPVIQLAALSKRNNLILTTTSGYSGEFLLQQSNIWMDLFNIKHAQPLESWTKVIVHNVPTTFEGADTLEILQTEIPTYNKGLQIVGNSYWLTKDWKNKQNSSIVIAFKTEAEAKKLGARIIILGESLRTEKYRSIPATTQCDCHRLCLYVGVRRCPQP from the coding sequence ATGCCGCCAGACAGCGACAATATCATAGTGCAGATCCCAGAGGCAAGCGGAAACAGCACTAATACCGCAATCTATCTCGAAAATGATATCCAAATGGGTATAGAAGAGGACCAGACACCagcgaccccaacccaaacTCAACCTAACCCACCTGAACGACTAGTCCCAATCATGAACAAACGACCAGCCCTCTTCTCTCCTGTATACGACAGAACTGGAAGAAATCCATTCCAAAAGAATGACTCTGATAAACCAACCGCAAAAGATCCAGAACAGGCAATCCAATGGGCTAGAAACCTGATCCTCCAAGCCTCTATTATGACCAACTCATATGAAGAGCAAAACAAGCTACTCGAACTACTAGACGTATTTAGAGACTACACGGAAAAAGGGAGAGTTACAAACCAGATCTCGGACAAACTATCTGCCAAGCTCGCCTTCCACTCAGCTACTCTAGCAAACGCTTCAGAAAAAGCAGCAAAGACATTAAAGAAGGCAACAGCCACAGTAGCTGGTCAAAACAACCAAacagtagcagtagcaacaacgacaacaaaCACAAATGCTCCCCAATCATACGCAACAATTGCAGCTCAACCATCAAAGAACGCCACTTGGACGACTGTAGCCCCAAAGAAAAAGCCAACGCCTAAGAAACTAATTACGCACTATCAAATAGTTGCAACACTAGAGGAAAACCAAACCATCAACCCGCTCCAAGCACGAAACAAAATCAACGAGGCATTCCAAAAAGCTGGCATTGCAGGACCTGTTATCCAACTAGCAGCTCTTAGTAAGAGAAACAATCTCATACTTACTACTACAAGCGGATACTCTGGAGAATTCCTTCTCCAGCAATCCAACATCTGGATGGATCTCTTTAACATCAAACACGCTCAACCACTAGAATCTTGGACAAAAGTCATAGTCCACAACGTCCCTACAACCTTTGAAGGAGCAGACACGCTAGAAATCCTTCAAACTGAAATCCCTACATACAACAAAGGACTACAAATAGTTGGTAACTCCTACTGGCTTACAAAAGACTGGAAGAACAAGCAAAACAGCTCTATTGTTATTGCTTTTAAAACAGaagctgaagcaaagaaacTAGGAGCGAGGATCATTATCCTTGGAGAGAGCCTCCGTACTGAAAAGTACAGAAGTATTCCAGCTACTACCCAATGCGACTGTCACAGGCTATGCCTGTATGTCGGCGTTCGGCGATGCCCTCAGCCTTGA